TTCATCGAATCAAACCCTGTCGATTTGTTGGTCCTTGATATTGATCTACCAGACCGAAATGGCATCGATGTTTTGCGAGAAATCAAAGAAAAACACCAACCAACAAAGGTGATTATCTTCTCTCTCCATGGTAGCCGGGTGTATGTTGAAGATGCATTAAAATCGAAAGCCGATGGATACATGCTCAAATCAGATCCGATTTCTAAACTTCCAGAAGTCATCCAACTTGTAATGAAAGGGGGATCTTTTGTCTCTGATGGAGTGAGTAAAGTACAACTTCCTTTTTCACCATTCCAAATGGAAATCCTGAACTTACTTGTCCAAGGGCTCTCGCAGAACGAAGTAGCTGACCGAATCCAAAAATCAAGGAAAACTGTAGAGTACCACTTAAACCAAATGAGGACAAAATTTTCCTGCAAAAATAATAACGAACTCATTTCTAAATACGAAAAAGAAATACAAAAATAGCGATTTCGTTATTTCCTAAGGGTTTGTTTCGACTAATGTATACGTATGAAACATATCTATTTACTGCGGCATGCGAAGTCCGAATGGGATGAGCCGTATGAAACCGATTTGGAAAGATCTTTATCCCGACGAGGGAAAGAACAGTCCAAAGCGTTACGTGATTACTTAAAAGAAAGTCGTTTCGAATTTGACCAATGTTTGGTTTCACCTGCTGAACGAACTTTGAAAACTTATAGCTCTCTTCGAAAAGAAATCCTTCGATTTCCAAAACCTGAAATCAGAGAAAATTTGTATGATGCAGACAAAGAAGATCTTTTGTTTGTTTTGCATGGTCTTTCATCAGACACTCGTTCGGTTTGCCTTGTGGGACACAATCCAGGACTTGAATCCTTTGCTTCGGCACTCTTACTCGGTGATAAAGACCAATCCCTATTCCAAAAATTCCCAACTGCATCATTTCTCGGACTCCGATTTTCTGATGAATCTTGGAAAAATCTTAGTTGGGGAAGTTGCCAATTAGTAGTATTCTGGATCCCTGGGCAAATAGGAAAAGAATGAAACCACTCTATTCAGAAGAACGTATCCATCACCGTGTAGAAGAATTAGCTCGTGAAATCTCTCGCGATTTTTTAAGTAAAGATTTGGTTGTCATAGGGATTCTCAATGGAGGATTCATTTTCACAGCTGATCTGTGCCGGAGTATTGCTATCCCCCACGAAGTGGATTTTATGGCAGCTTCCTCTTATGGTGATAGAACTTCTTCTGGAGATTTAAAAATTACCAAAGAATTAAAAAAATCAGTCCAAAACAAATCTGTTTTGTTAGTCGAAGACATTGTTGATACGGGTAAAACTTTGGAATACTTACTCACTGAAGTCCAAAAACAGAATCCAAAGGACCTTAAAGTAGCCGCATTATTTTGGAAACAATCAAAAGCAAATCCACATATCAAAGTAGATTATCCTGGTTTTATCATCGAAGATGATTTTTTAGTTGGTTATGGTTTGGATTTCAAAGGAAAGTTTCGAAATTTACCTTACGTTGCAAAATTAGAAGGAACAGATTGAATTCATCCATTGTAAAACAAAAATTCGACACACTCAAAACTTTCAAAGTTTTAAAACCTGAAATATTGAAAGTGGCTGAGGATTATGTGAATGCATCAGACGATTGGAAATTACTCCGTGTTAATCCACTAAAATTTGCCACTGATCACCAAATCGATGATAATGACTCTGTAGATTTTTTTGTCCATGCCGCAAAAGTTGGATTATTTGATTTTGCTTATAACTTAATTTGCCCTATGTGTGGTGGCATCGTCCACAGCCATCACAAACTAGATGAAATTGAAGGCAAAGAATTTCATTGTGTATCGTGTAATATTATCGTACCAACATTACTTGATGACCAAGTGGAAGTTGCATTTCAAATCCACCCTTCGCTTCAAAAAAACGAAATTGATCCATTTATAGATATAACCAATTATTTTCGTTATTTTTTCTCCGAAAATTTTGAAAAATCCAATGAACTACGAGCCTGGATACAATCAACTATCAAAGATTATGCGAAAATACAACCCGATGATTCTTACGAATTTGAGTATGATACAAAATTTGGAGACCTACAAGGTCATCTCGTTCAATTTGTAAGCATTGATCGAAATTCTATGTGTTTATTTTCTGTTGATCCCAGTTTACCACATTCCAACCAATCATATTTAGTGGATTTAATGGAAAGTGGAATGAAACCAAATATGGTCACGATTCCAGCAGGACACCATCGTTTTACAATTCATAATCGAACACGTTTTAAAGTTGGTTTGAATGTTTTAACACCTAATCCAAAAGAAATCGAACGAATTGCGAATACTTTTCCTACAATACGCCATTCCTTTCTAACTGCAAAAATGTTATTAAACAACCAATCCTTTCGTGATTTATTTCGAATTCAAAAACTTTCTCCAGATTTGAATTTAAATGTGAAATCACTTACGATCATGTTTACTGATCTTAAAGGTTCTACTGAAATGTATGATACGGCAGGTGATATCTTTGCTTATAAATTGGTTCAAGAACATTTTAGTATCCTAACAGAGATTGTGCGAAAGTTCAAAGGTGCCATCGTCAAAACTATGGGTGATGCCATTATGGCTACATTCTCTACTCCAACTGAAGGTTTACTTGCTGCATTAGAAATGATGAAACGTATTGATTCCATGAACCTGGATTGGAAAAAAGAAGGTTATGAAATTGGACTAAAAGTAGGACTTAACGAAGGTTCTGCCCTAGCCGTTGTAAATGATGAGCGTTTGGATTATTTTGGCCAATCAGTGAACATAGCCGCTCGTGTACAAGGCCTTGCCAAATCAGGAGAAGTCTGGCTGAGTGAAACAGTTTGGAATGCAACAGGTCCAGAAGAGTTGGTGAAACAACATGGTTACTTTTATCGAAAACAAAAAGCAACCTTAAAGGGAGTTGGAACTCCTGTTCCAGTTTTCCAATTAAGTCGAAAAAAAATTAAAAATCTTTCTAGGTGGAAACAAATATTCAAAAAAAGTGAAAGGTAAATTTCACATTAGGATGTGTATTTCATTATCTATAACAAACCTGAAGCGAGAATGATTTGGAAGGATATTTTCTGATTCTTAAAAATTGGTTTTTTAAGTTGAAAACTTGGCCCTTGGTTATCTTCAACATCTCCGTTAATTTTTTTTCCAGATAAAAACTCATATTGAGAGTCAAATTGAATCTTTTTTTTCTGCAAGTGACTGATTACTAATTTTAAATCAAAATCATTTTGGTAATACTTAGAAAGAAGTTCCAATCTTTCACGAATCAATTTTAATAATTCATTATGATCTGATAATTGCAATTTTGATTGTTCTTCAATTCGTATGACATGAGTAAAATAATCACATCCCCCATTTGTGATTAAAAATTTAGTACCTTTGATTTGGAACTCTTCTGTATATCTGAGTTCCTTTTTATCAAAGAAAGATTTTTTATCCAAACCCAGTACCGTTTCCGTTGGGATAGCTCTGCTACAAAAAACGATGTCTTTTTCAAAGGTTATTGAATCTGTAAGGTATTGCCCAAACACCCATCCATTCATATCATCTGATGTTTTTACAAAATAAAAATAATCATTTATGTCCTTTTTTCCAATTTGGACAGTTACTTTAGATTGCGATTTTTCACCAAGAGAATCTACTGTTTCATTTTCTTTAAGTATCGTTAAAACTTTTGAATCTAATGAAGGTGTTTCCCTTAACCTAACAGACTTTGCGTTGACATAGTAATACAATCGTTCCGCAAAAAGATTACTGCCAATAAGAAGAAAAAATAATACAGTTTTAAATTTCATTACTGAATCTACTTTTTATTTGTTTTCTTTTTCTCTTCCACTGTCCATTTGTTTTCCGTTTTATCTACTTTATTGATGAATGTTAGGTGGTATAAACAATGGCTCAAAAACAATGTTGGAATAATCATTAAGATTAATTTCATAGATAATCTAAAACTCCTTTCGTTCATTTTGGATTAAGTCAATCACTTCTGGTAATGTTTTTTTTGCTAAATTTTTCAAACTTCGATCAAGTGCAATATAATAGAGAATGTCATAACATTCGACATTCATCACCTCTCCGAAGGATTGAAATCGACGTTTATAGGTTTTATTTTTAAAATGTACAAATATATTGATATCAATCACAGAAATAACATCAACAAAGAAAATACCAACTTCTGGTTCCATAAAAAATTGATTCACTTGGATTTCAATTTCAGGGGTATTTGGATCAGATTCGCTGATTATAGTAAATCCAACATTTTTTAATTCAGTGATAAAAACTTCTTTGATAATTTCAGGGCCACGTGGTTTTAAAAAGATAAAACCTCCATTGGAACCAAATCTTGTTTTTTTAATTCCCTCTATAAATAGGCCATCTTTAAAAGCATCAGG
The sequence above is a segment of the Leptospira sp. WS39.C2 genome. Coding sequences within it:
- a CDS encoding response regulator — encoded protein: MESVKIAILEDHSVVTEGIISILKSNPFFSLAGEFRTAADLFHFIESNPVDLLVLDIDLPDRNGIDVLREIKEKHQPTKVIIFSLHGSRVYVEDALKSKADGYMLKSDPISKLPEVIQLVMKGGSFVSDGVSKVQLPFSPFQMEILNLLVQGLSQNEVADRIQKSRKTVEYHLNQMRTKFSCKNNNELISKYEKEIQK
- a CDS encoding histidine phosphatase family protein is translated as MKHIYLLRHAKSEWDEPYETDLERSLSRRGKEQSKALRDYLKESRFEFDQCLVSPAERTLKTYSSLRKEILRFPKPEIRENLYDADKEDLLFVLHGLSSDTRSVCLVGHNPGLESFASALLLGDKDQSLFQKFPTASFLGLRFSDESWKNLSWGSCQLVVFWIPGQIGKE
- the hpt gene encoding hypoxanthine phosphoribosyltransferase; amino-acid sequence: MKPLYSEERIHHRVEELAREISRDFLSKDLVVIGILNGGFIFTADLCRSIAIPHEVDFMAASSYGDRTSSGDLKITKELKKSVQNKSVLLVEDIVDTGKTLEYLLTEVQKQNPKDLKVAALFWKQSKANPHIKVDYPGFIIEDDFLVGYGLDFKGKFRNLPYVAKLEGTD
- a CDS encoding DUF5939 domain-containing protein, giving the protein MNSSIVKQKFDTLKTFKVLKPEILKVAEDYVNASDDWKLLRVNPLKFATDHQIDDNDSVDFFVHAAKVGLFDFAYNLICPMCGGIVHSHHKLDEIEGKEFHCVSCNIIVPTLLDDQVEVAFQIHPSLQKNEIDPFIDITNYFRYFFSENFEKSNELRAWIQSTIKDYAKIQPDDSYEFEYDTKFGDLQGHLVQFVSIDRNSMCLFSVDPSLPHSNQSYLVDLMESGMKPNMVTIPAGHHRFTIHNRTRFKVGLNVLTPNPKEIERIANTFPTIRHSFLTAKMLLNNQSFRDLFRIQKLSPDLNLNVKSLTIMFTDLKGSTEMYDTAGDIFAYKLVQEHFSILTEIVRKFKGAIVKTMGDAIMATFSTPTEGLLAALEMMKRIDSMNLDWKKEGYEIGLKVGLNEGSALAVVNDERLDYFGQSVNIAARVQGLAKSGEVWLSETVWNATGPEELVKQHGYFYRKQKATLKGVGTPVPVFQLSRKKIKNLSRWKQIFKKSER
- a CDS encoding SH3 domain-containing protein is translated as MKFKTVLFFLLIGSNLFAERLYYYVNAKSVRLRETPSLDSKVLTILKENETVDSLGEKSQSKVTVQIGKKDINDYFYFVKTSDDMNGWVFGQYLTDSITFEKDIVFCSRAIPTETVLGLDKKSFFDKKELRYTEEFQIKGTKFLITNGGCDYFTHVIRIEEQSKLQLSDHNELLKLIRERLELLSKYYQNDFDLKLVISHLQKKKIQFDSQYEFLSGKKINGDVEDNQGPSFQLKKPIFKNQKISFQIILASGLL
- a CDS encoding YajG family lipoprotein, which encodes MKNFLKINLKKRFISILLILLFVNGNCNLMNGTVEYSYKNPIYNPTPSRNISVTLIKSEDHPDAFKDGLFIEGIKKTRFGSNGGFIFLKPRGPEIIKEVFITELKNVGFTIISESDPNTPEIEIQVNQFFMEPEVGIFFVDVISVIDINIFVHFKNKTYKRRFQSFGEVMNVECYDILYYIALDRSLKNLAKKTLPEVIDLIQNERKEF